One genomic region from Rhinoraja longicauda isolate Sanriku21f chromosome 34, sRhiLon1.1, whole genome shotgun sequence encodes:
- the LOC144609581 gene encoding histone H4-like: protein MVELLHNVSLSSILPSKTTSYESASAPRTEPDEFVNSDGLCGLCPAAPAHNSEGGGTDYNCLVQPQTALELRADKSLGHLLIIPGKGGKGLGKGGAKRHRKVLRDNIQGITKPAIRRLARRGGVKRISGLIYEETRGVLKVFLENVIRDVVTYTEHAKRKTVTAMDVVYAVKRQGRTLYGFGG from the exons ATGGTGGAACTGTTACATAATGTGTCATTGagtagcatcctcccctccaagaccacctcctatGAATCCGCTTCCgctcccaggacggagccagatgAATTTGTGAATTCTGATGGTCTCTgtggcctttgccctgctgctccagcacacaacagcgaagGAGGTGGCACTGACTACAACTGTTTGGTACAACCTCAG ACAGCTTTGGAGCTGAGGGCAGACAAGTCTCTGGGGCATCTTCTCATCATTCCAGGGAAAGGAGGCAAAGGTCTTGGCAAAGGCGGAGCAAAGCGGCACCGAAAAGTGCTTCGCGATAACATCCAGGGCATCACCAAGCCAGCCATCCGCCGCCTGGCTCGGCGTGGCGGGGTCAAGCGGATCTCGGGTCTGATCTACGAGGAGACCCGCGGGGTGCTGAAGGTTTTCCTGGAGAATGTGATCAGGGACGTGGTCACCTACACCGAGCACGCCAAGCGCAAGACGGTCACtgccatggatgtggtgtacgctGTGAAACGCCAGGGCCGCACTCTCTACGGGTTCGGCGGCTAA